A stretch of Crossiella cryophila DNA encodes these proteins:
- a CDS encoding class I SAM-dependent RNA methyltransferase, with translation MTQPDRLDWTGRSLEVEIGPVAHGGHCVARHEGRVLFVRHALPGEKALVQVTEDNGGSFCRADAITVHTPSPDRVSPPCPLAAPGECGGCDWQHASPAAQRALKATVVMEQLQRIAGLDREVTVEELPGGSLDWRSRVRLAVGQGGRAGLRAHRSHRVIPLRDCAIALPGALEPVLNRSWKPGTELEVAKDGTGQVHVAEIRKDRPPRIMIGEGLAHEHAAGRDWRLASGGFWQVHPAAADTFAQVVDDWAQAPVGGTAWDLYGGVGLFGSVLARQVGPTGSVLVIESSKRAVVDGTANLADLPQVRLRVGRVERVLGSAELRAERPDVVVLDPPRKGAGKDVVAAVAAAGPDRVVHIACDPAALARDVGLFATHGYRLAELRAFDAFPNTHHMECIALLTR, from the coding sequence GTGACGCAGCCCGACCGCCTGGACTGGACCGGCCGCAGCCTGGAGGTCGAGATCGGCCCGGTGGCGCACGGCGGCCACTGCGTCGCCCGGCACGAGGGCAGGGTGCTCTTCGTCCGGCACGCCCTGCCGGGGGAGAAGGCCCTGGTCCAGGTCACCGAGGACAACGGCGGCTCGTTCTGCCGGGCCGACGCGATCACCGTGCACACCCCGTCCCCCGACCGGGTCAGCCCGCCCTGCCCGCTGGCCGCGCCCGGCGAGTGCGGCGGCTGCGACTGGCAGCACGCCAGCCCCGCCGCCCAGCGCGCGCTCAAGGCCACCGTGGTGATGGAGCAGCTCCAGCGGATCGCCGGCCTGGACCGCGAGGTCACGGTGGAGGAACTGCCCGGCGGCTCCCTTGACTGGCGCAGCCGGGTCCGCCTGGCCGTGGGCCAGGGCGGCCGCGCGGGCCTGCGTGCTCACCGCAGCCACCGGGTGATCCCGCTGCGGGACTGCGCCATCGCGCTGCCAGGGGCGCTGGAGCCGGTGCTGAACCGGAGCTGGAAGCCCGGCACCGAGCTGGAGGTGGCCAAGGACGGCACCGGCCAGGTGCACGTCGCGGAGATCCGCAAGGACCGCCCGCCCCGGATCATGATCGGCGAGGGCCTGGCCCACGAACACGCCGCCGGCCGCGACTGGCGGCTGGCCTCCGGCGGCTTCTGGCAGGTCCACCCCGCCGCCGCGGACACCTTCGCCCAGGTCGTGGACGACTGGGCGCAGGCCCCGGTCGGCGGCACCGCGTGGGACCTCTACGGCGGGGTCGGCCTGTTCGGCTCGGTGCTGGCCCGCCAGGTCGGCCCGACCGGCTCGGTGCTGGTGATCGAGTCCTCCAAGCGCGCGGTCGTGGACGGCACGGCGAACCTGGCGGACCTGCCGCAGGTGCGGCTGCGGGTCGGGCGGGTGGAGCGGGTGCTGGGCTCGGCCGAGCTGCGCGCGGAGCGGCCGGATGTGGTGGTGCTGGACCCGCCGCGCAAGGGCGCGGGCAAGGACGTGGTGGCGGCGGTGGCGGCGGCCGGGCCTGATCGGGTGGTGCACATCGCGTGCGATCCGGCGGCGCTGGCCCGGGATGTCGGACTGTTCGCCACGCACGGTTACCGGCTGGCCGAGCTGCGTGCGTTCGACGCCTTCCCCAACACTCATCACATGGAGTGCATCGCCTTGCTCACGCGCTGA
- the dxs gene encoding 1-deoxy-D-xylulose-5-phosphate synthase, translated as MQLLESVRSPADLKRMSQEELALLAAEIRAFLVDKVSRTGGHLGPNLGVVEITLAIHRVFDSPHDAVLFDTGHQSYVHKMVTGRLDGFDKLRQRGGLSGYPSRSESEHDLVESSHASTALSYADGLATAFKLSGKRRHVVAVVGDGALTGGMCWEALNNIAGDKSRPLVIVVNDNGRSYSPTIGGLADHLASLRLRPGYERALESGKRTLQNTPVVGKPLYAALHAAKRGIKDALSPQVMFEDLGLKYFGPVDGHDQQAFEAALERAKAFGGPVIVHAVTQKGRGYAPAENHVADVMHAIGVIDPVTGKATKKKAADWTGVFAEEIVKIGAEREDVVTITAAMLGPTGLAKFAETYPGRCLDVGIAEQHAMTAAAGLAMGGMKPVFAVYSTFLNRAFDQLLMEVALHKQPVSIVLDRSGVTGDDGASHNGMWDLSILGIVPGMRVAVPRDAVTLREELRESVAIDDGPSAIRYGKGAVIEEIPALERIGVVDVLRRPADGEGKDVLLVAVGCFAELALEAAQRLSDQGVGVTVVDPRWVVPVPTELVAMAAEHRLVVTVEDAGRHGGFGWATSAALRDANLDVPLRDLAIPQRFLDHASRNQVLAELGLTAQDVARRVTEWTAEYLGEDAEQDTPAEAPAPQAKESTVDKTPASRSRKRPQS; from the coding sequence GTGCAACTACTCGAATCCGTGCGTAGCCCGGCGGATCTGAAACGGATGAGCCAGGAGGAGCTGGCCCTGCTGGCCGCGGAGATCCGCGCGTTCCTGGTGGACAAGGTCTCGCGTACCGGCGGGCACCTGGGGCCCAACCTGGGCGTGGTCGAGATCACCCTCGCCATCCACCGGGTCTTCGACTCCCCGCACGATGCCGTGCTGTTCGACACCGGGCACCAGTCCTACGTGCACAAGATGGTCACCGGCCGCCTCGACGGCTTCGACAAGCTGCGCCAGCGCGGCGGGCTCTCCGGCTACCCGAGCCGCTCCGAGAGCGAACACGACCTGGTCGAGTCCAGTCACGCCTCGACCGCGCTGTCCTACGCCGACGGCCTGGCCACCGCGTTCAAGCTCTCCGGCAAGCGGCGGCACGTGGTCGCGGTGGTCGGCGACGGCGCGCTCACCGGCGGCATGTGCTGGGAAGCGCTCAACAACATCGCCGGCGACAAGTCCCGGCCACTGGTCATCGTAGTCAACGACAACGGCCGGTCCTACTCGCCGACCATCGGCGGCCTGGCCGACCACCTCGCCTCCCTGCGGCTGCGGCCCGGGTACGAGCGCGCGCTGGAAAGCGGCAAGCGGACCCTGCAGAACACCCCGGTCGTCGGCAAGCCGCTCTACGCGGCCCTGCACGCGGCCAAGCGCGGCATCAAGGACGCGCTGAGCCCGCAGGTCATGTTCGAGGACCTGGGCCTGAAGTACTTCGGCCCGGTGGACGGGCACGACCAGCAGGCGTTCGAGGCCGCGCTGGAGCGGGCCAAGGCCTTCGGCGGCCCGGTCATCGTGCACGCGGTCACCCAGAAGGGCCGCGGCTACGCCCCCGCGGAGAACCACGTGGCCGACGTCATGCACGCCATCGGCGTGATCGACCCGGTCACCGGCAAGGCCACCAAGAAGAAGGCGGCCGACTGGACCGGCGTCTTCGCCGAGGAGATCGTCAAGATCGGCGCCGAGCGCGAGGACGTGGTGACGATCACCGCCGCGATGCTCGGCCCGACCGGCCTGGCCAAGTTCGCCGAGACCTACCCAGGGCGCTGCCTGGACGTTGGCATCGCCGAGCAGCACGCGATGACCGCCGCGGCCGGCCTGGCCATGGGCGGCATGAAGCCGGTGTTCGCGGTCTACTCGACCTTCCTCAACCGGGCCTTCGACCAGCTGCTGATGGAGGTCGCGCTGCACAAGCAGCCGGTGTCCATCGTGCTGGACCGCTCCGGCGTGACCGGCGACGACGGCGCCAGCCACAACGGCATGTGGGACCTGTCCATCCTCGGCATCGTGCCGGGCATGCGGGTCGCGGTGCCGAGGGACGCGGTCACCCTGCGTGAGGAACTGCGCGAGTCGGTGGCCATCGACGACGGCCCGTCCGCGATCCGCTACGGCAAGGGCGCGGTGATCGAGGAGATCCCCGCACTCGAGCGGATCGGCGTGGTCGACGTGCTGCGCCGCCCGGCCGATGGCGAGGGCAAGGACGTGCTGCTGGTCGCGGTCGGCTGCTTCGCCGAGCTGGCCCTGGAAGCGGCGCAGCGACTGTCCGACCAGGGCGTCGGAGTGACCGTCGTCGACCCGCGGTGGGTTGTTCCCGTTCCCACCGAACTGGTCGCGATGGCCGCCGAGCACCGCCTCGTGGTCACCGTCGAGGACGCGGGCCGCCACGGTGGCTTCGGCTGGGCGACCTCGGCCGCACTGCGCGATGCCAACCTGGACGTGCCACTGCGCGACCTGGCCATCCCGCAGCGCTTCCTGGACCACGCCTCGCGCAACCAGGTGCTGGCCGAGCTGGGGCTCACCGCCCAGGACGTGGCCCGCCGGGTGACCGAGTGGACCGCGGAGTACCTCGGCGAGGACGCCGAGCAGGACACCCCGGCCGAGGCGCCAGCGCCGCAGGCCAAGGAGTCCACTGTGGACAAGACCCCGGCCAGCAGGTCGCGCAAGCGCCCGCAGAGCTGA
- a CDS encoding APC family permease has protein sequence MSKFATAAKRLLVGRPFRSDRLSHTLLPKRIALPVFASDALSSVAYAPEEIFLVLSIAGISGYVFAPWIGVAVAVVMMTVVFSYRQNVHAYPSGGGDYEIANANLGRYGGLTVGSALLVDYILTVAVSISSAMANIGSLIPYVAEHKVIFAVVAIVLLTAVNLRGIRESGSAFAIPTYAFMIGMILMILFGLFRGFVLDESMPAESAGFTLNAENDQLMGLALAMIVLRSFTQGCAALTGVEAISNGVPAFRKPKSRNAATTLLMMGLIAVIMLMGLVVLAQLTGVKIAEHPDTQLGGAPADYHQKTMVVQIANAVFNGFPVGAVFIAAVTALILVLAANTAFNGFPVLGSILAQDRYLPRQLHTRGDRLAFSNGIVFLAGFAILLVILYEAEVGRLIPLYTVGVFVSFTLSQAGMVRHWNKLLRGEQDIAVLTRLKRSRLISGFGMIMTGVVLIVVLITKFTLGAWVAIAAMAAVFALMTGIRKHYDHVAQELEAAEADRSHTLPARNHAVVLVSKLHMPTLRAISYARATRPDVLEAVTVNVDDTDTRRLVTEWERQDIPVPLKVVESPYREITKPVLDYVKRIRTSNPRDVVTVFIPEYVVGRWWEHVLHNQSALRLKGRLLFQPGVMVVSVPWQLVSSERRVAEAPVVAPGAIRRGFDPIHAAQKAAEDRRKKAASKAAAKKESSKP, from the coding sequence GTGTCCAAGTTCGCCACCGCGGCCAAACGCCTCCTGGTGGGGCGGCCGTTCCGCAGTGACCGGCTCTCCCACACGCTCCTGCCCAAGCGCATCGCGCTGCCGGTGTTCGCCTCCGACGCGCTGTCGTCGGTGGCCTACGCACCGGAGGAGATCTTCCTGGTGCTCTCCATCGCCGGGATCTCCGGTTACGTGTTCGCGCCGTGGATCGGGGTGGCGGTCGCGGTGGTCATGATGACCGTCGTCTTCAGCTACCGGCAGAACGTGCACGCCTACCCCTCCGGCGGCGGCGACTACGAGATCGCGAACGCGAACCTGGGCCGCTACGGCGGCCTGACCGTGGGCAGCGCCCTGCTGGTGGACTACATCCTCACCGTGGCCGTGTCGATCTCCTCGGCGATGGCCAACATCGGCTCGCTGATCCCGTACGTGGCCGAGCACAAGGTGATCTTCGCGGTGGTGGCCATCGTGCTGCTGACCGCGGTCAACCTGCGCGGCATCCGGGAGTCCGGCAGCGCCTTCGCCATCCCGACCTACGCGTTCATGATCGGCATGATCCTGATGATCCTGTTCGGTCTCTTCCGCGGGTTCGTGCTGGACGAGTCGATGCCCGCCGAGAGCGCCGGGTTCACCCTGAACGCGGAGAACGACCAGCTCATGGGCCTGGCGCTGGCGATGATCGTGCTGCGCTCGTTCACCCAGGGCTGCGCCGCGCTGACCGGGGTCGAGGCGATCAGCAACGGCGTGCCCGCCTTCCGCAAGCCGAAGTCGCGCAACGCGGCCACCACGCTGCTGATGATGGGCCTGATCGCGGTGATCATGCTGATGGGCCTGGTGGTGCTGGCCCAGCTGACCGGGGTCAAGATCGCCGAGCACCCGGACACCCAGCTCGGCGGGGCCCCGGCGGACTACCACCAGAAGACCATGGTGGTGCAGATCGCCAACGCGGTCTTCAACGGCTTCCCGGTGGGCGCGGTGTTCATCGCCGCGGTCACCGCGCTGATCCTGGTGCTGGCCGCCAACACCGCCTTCAACGGCTTCCCGGTGCTCGGCTCGATCCTGGCCCAGGACCGCTACCTGCCGCGCCAGCTGCACACCCGTGGCGACCGGCTGGCCTTCTCCAACGGCATCGTCTTCCTCGCCGGGTTCGCCATCCTGCTGGTCATCCTCTACGAGGCCGAGGTCGGCAGGCTGATCCCGCTCTACACCGTCGGCGTGTTCGTCTCCTTCACCCTCAGCCAGGCCGGCATGGTCCGGCACTGGAACAAGCTGCTGCGCGGCGAGCAGGACATCGCGGTGCTCACCCGGCTCAAGCGGTCCCGGCTGATCAGCGGTTTCGGCATGATCATGACCGGCGTGGTGCTGATCGTCGTGCTGATCACCAAGTTCACCCTTGGCGCCTGGGTCGCGATCGCGGCGATGGCCGCGGTGTTCGCGCTGATGACCGGCATCCGCAAGCACTACGACCACGTGGCCCAGGAGCTGGAAGCGGCCGAGGCGGACCGCTCGCACACCCTGCCCGCGCGCAACCACGCGGTGGTGCTGGTCTCCAAGCTGCACATGCCGACCCTGCGCGCGATCAGCTACGCCAGGGCCACCCGGCCGGACGTGCTGGAGGCGGTCACGGTCAACGTGGACGACACCGACACCCGGCGGCTGGTCACCGAGTGGGAGCGGCAGGACATTCCGGTGCCGCTCAAGGTGGTCGAATCGCCCTATCGCGAGATCACCAAGCCGGTGCTGGACTACGTCAAGCGGATCCGCACCAGCAACCCGCGGGACGTGGTGACCGTGTTCATCCCGGAGTACGTTGTCGGCCGCTGGTGGGAGCATGTGCTGCACAACCAGAGCGCGCTGCGCCTGAAGGGCAGGCTGCTGTTCCAGCCCGGCGTGATGGTGGTGTCGGTGCCCTGGCAGCTGGTCTCCTCCGAACGCCGGGTGGCCGAGGCCCCGGTGGTCGCCCCCGGTGCCATCCGCCGCGGGTTCGACCCGATCCACGCCGCGCAGAAGGCCGCCGAGGACCGCCGCAAGAAGGCGGCGAGCAAGGCCGCCGCCAAGAAGGAGAGCAGCAAACCGTGA
- a CDS encoding potassium channel family protein, giving the protein MRVAIAGAGAVGRSIARELLDSEHQVMLIERDRNHFDPHAVEQAEWVHADACELSSLEEAGMELCDVVIAATGDDKVNLVVALLAKTEFAVRRVVARVNDPRNEWLFTEAWGVDVAVSTPRMLAAMVEEAVTVGDLVRLLTFRQGGANLVEVTLPEDTPLSGRAVKALRLPRDAALVTILRGGRVIVPQPDDTLEAGDELLFVATSDVENEVQQALLS; this is encoded by the coding sequence ATGCGCGTCGCCATCGCCGGGGCCGGGGCGGTCGGCCGGTCCATCGCCCGCGAACTGCTCGACTCCGAGCACCAGGTCATGCTGATCGAACGCGACCGCAACCACTTCGACCCGCACGCCGTCGAACAGGCCGAATGGGTCCACGCCGACGCCTGCGAACTCTCCTCCCTTGAGGAGGCGGGGATGGAACTGTGCGACGTGGTCATCGCCGCCACCGGCGACGACAAGGTCAACCTGGTGGTGGCCCTGCTCGCCAAGACCGAGTTCGCGGTCCGCCGGGTGGTCGCCAGGGTCAACGACCCCCGCAACGAATGGCTGTTCACCGAGGCCTGGGGCGTGGACGTGGCCGTCTCCACCCCGAGGATGCTCGCCGCCATGGTCGAGGAAGCCGTCACCGTCGGCGACCTGGTCCGCCTGCTGACCTTCCGCCAGGGCGGCGCCAACCTGGTAGAGGTCACCCTCCCCGAGGACACCCCCCTCTCCGGCCGCGCGGTCAAGGCCCTCCGCCTCCCCCGGGACGCGGCCCTGGTCACCATCCTCCGCGGCGGCCGGGTAATCGTCCCCCAGCCCGACGACACCCTCGAGGCAGGCGACGAACTCCTCTTCGTAGCCACCAGCGACGTGGAAAACGAAGTCCAGCAAGCCCTGCTGAGCTGA
- a CDS encoding potassium channel family protein produces MHVVIMGCGRVGASLAKGLERLGHTVAVVDKNVQSFRRLGGDFHGQQVVGIGFDRQVLIEAGIERAGAFAAVSNGDNSNIISARVASETFGVEHVVARIYDPKRAAVYERLGIPTVATVPWTTDRFLRMLLPDGVATAWRDPSGTVAVFQLPLHEGWVGREVREVEEAVGARVSFVMRFGTGVLPDRDTVVQSGDQVYVAALSGTVTDVSAAAAQAPEENN; encoded by the coding sequence GTGCACGTGGTCATCATGGGCTGCGGCCGTGTGGGGGCGTCGCTGGCCAAGGGCCTGGAGCGGCTCGGCCACACCGTCGCGGTGGTGGACAAGAACGTGCAGTCCTTCCGCAGGCTGGGCGGGGACTTCCACGGCCAGCAGGTGGTCGGCATCGGCTTCGACCGGCAGGTGCTCATCGAGGCCGGGATCGAGCGGGCCGGGGCCTTCGCCGCGGTCTCCAACGGCGACAACTCCAACATCATCTCGGCCAGGGTGGCCAGCGAGACCTTCGGCGTGGAGCACGTGGTCGCCCGGATCTACGACCCCAAGCGGGCCGCGGTCTACGAGCGCCTTGGCATCCCGACCGTGGCCACCGTGCCCTGGACCACCGACCGGTTCCTGCGGATGCTGCTGCCCGACGGCGTGGCCACCGCCTGGCGCGACCCTTCCGGCACGGTGGCGGTCTTCCAGCTGCCGCTGCACGAGGGCTGGGTGGGGCGCGAGGTGCGCGAGGTCGAGGAAGCTGTCGGCGCCAGGGTGTCCTTCGTGATGCGCTTCGGCACCGGCGTGCTCCCGGACCGGGACACCGTGGTGCAGTCCGGCGACCAGGTCTACGTCGCCGCCCTCTCCGGCACCGTCACCGATGTCAGCGCGGCCGCTGCCCAGGCTCCCGAGGAGAACAACTGA
- the dnaE gene encoding DNA polymerase III subunit alpha encodes MSGDSFVHLHVHTEYSMLDGAAKIAPLFAEAARLEMPAVGMTDHGNMYGGDEFYQQAKKHGIKPIIGIEAYIAPGSRFHKKPIFWGDPGQRGDDISGAGAYTHMTMVARNSTGVRNLFRLSSQASMEGYYYKPRMDREIIAENSEGIIATTGCPSGEVQTRLRLGHEAEALQAAADYRDIFGADYFFLELMDHGLSIERRVREGLLEIGRKLNIPPLATNDSHYVTKDQADAHSALLCVQSGKMLSDPNRFKFDGDGYYLKSAAEMRELWDGQVPGACDSSLVIAEMVESYDDVWAHRDRMPVFPVPEGETQESFLFKQVMEGLHRRFPEGIPDGYTDRAEFELNVIAGKGFPAYFLVVGDLVDYAKSVGIRVGPGRGSAAGALVAYALGITNIDPIPHGLLFERFLNPERTAMPDIDIDFDDRRRGEMVRYATEKWGSDRVAQVITFGTIKTKAAIKDSARVHYGQPGFAIADKISKALPPPIMAKDIPLSGIVNPKHERYGEAAEVRTLIENDQDVAKIFETARGLEGLIRNAGVHACAVIMSSEPLIESIPLWRRDDGSIITGWDYPSCENLGLLKMDFLGLRNLTVMGDAIDNIKANRGLDIDLDVLALDDKATYELLSRGDTLGVFQLDGGPMRDLLRRMQPTAFEDIVAVGALYRPGPMGMNAHNDYADRKNRRQEVKPIHPDLEEPLKDILSETYGLIVYQEQIMFIAQKVANYSMGRADVLRKAMGKKKQEVLEKEYEGFRDGMRNHELHFKDDAVKALWDTILPFAGYAFNKSHAAAYGLVSYWTAYLKANFRAEYMAALLTSVGDNKDKSAVYLSECRRLGIKVLPPDVNESALRFAAVGTDIRFGLGAIRNVGANVVESIIASREKKGKYGSFTDFLDKSELVCCNKRVIESLIKAGAFDSFESTRLSLMQVHEEAVDAVVGLKRQEAMGQFDLFGGGDDSADAESSSPLAHLKFGAEEWPRKQMLGFEREMLGLYVSAHPLDGAERILRKNAQKTIAEMLNDPPKEGEVVIAGMISGLERRVNKNGEPWAIATVEDLDASIEVLFFPKSYSVLSADLVEDAAVAIKGRVNWREDKMSIFGGGVIPLDIADAENNPGMDPPFVLACNPEKLSEEVLLELKRTLSMHKGDTPLHLKLCFRREATLMAVDDYPIKVSPAFLGEIKALPGIAVGA; translated from the coding sequence GTGTCTGGCGACTCATTCGTCCACCTGCATGTGCACACCGAGTACTCCATGCTCGACGGGGCGGCCAAGATCGCACCGTTGTTCGCGGAGGCGGCCCGGTTGGAGATGCCCGCGGTCGGCATGACCGACCACGGCAACATGTACGGCGGCGACGAGTTCTACCAGCAGGCCAAGAAACACGGCATCAAGCCGATCATCGGCATCGAGGCCTACATCGCCCCCGGCAGCCGCTTCCACAAGAAGCCGATCTTCTGGGGCGACCCGGGCCAGCGTGGCGACGACATTTCGGGTGCCGGTGCCTACACCCACATGACCATGGTGGCGCGCAACTCCACCGGCGTGCGCAATCTCTTCAGGCTCTCCAGTCAAGCGTCCATGGAGGGCTACTACTACAAGCCCCGGATGGACCGGGAGATCATCGCGGAGAACTCCGAGGGGATCATCGCGACCACCGGCTGCCCCTCCGGCGAGGTGCAGACCCGCCTCCGCCTCGGTCACGAGGCCGAGGCGTTGCAGGCCGCGGCGGACTACCGCGATATCTTCGGCGCCGACTACTTCTTCCTCGAACTCATGGACCACGGGCTGTCCATCGAGCGGCGGGTGCGGGAGGGGCTGCTGGAGATCGGGCGCAAGCTCAACATCCCGCCGCTGGCCACCAACGACTCGCACTACGTCACCAAGGACCAGGCCGACGCGCACTCGGCGTTGCTGTGTGTGCAGTCCGGCAAGATGCTCTCCGACCCCAATCGGTTCAAGTTCGACGGTGACGGCTACTACCTGAAGTCGGCCGCGGAGATGCGCGAGCTGTGGGACGGGCAGGTGCCGGGCGCCTGCGACTCCTCCCTGGTGATCGCGGAGATGGTCGAGTCCTACGACGACGTGTGGGCGCACCGGGACCGGATGCCGGTCTTCCCGGTGCCCGAGGGCGAGACCCAGGAGTCCTTCCTCTTCAAGCAGGTCATGGAGGGGCTGCACCGGCGGTTCCCGGAGGGCATCCCGGACGGCTACACCGACCGGGCCGAGTTCGAGCTGAACGTCATCGCGGGCAAGGGGTTCCCGGCCTACTTCCTGGTCGTCGGCGACCTGGTGGACTACGCCAAGTCCGTGGGCATCCGGGTCGGGCCGGGCCGGGGTTCGGCCGCGGGCGCGCTGGTCGCCTACGCGCTGGGCATCACCAACATCGACCCGATCCCGCACGGCCTGCTGTTCGAGCGGTTCCTCAACCCCGAGCGCACCGCCATGCCCGATATCGACATCGACTTCGACGACCGCCGCCGCGGCGAGATGGTCCGCTACGCCACCGAGAAGTGGGGCAGCGACCGGGTCGCCCAGGTGATCACCTTCGGCACCATTAAGACCAAGGCCGCGATCAAGGACTCGGCGCGCGTGCACTACGGGCAGCCAGGGTTCGCCATCGCGGACAAGATCTCCAAGGCGCTGCCGCCGCCGATCATGGCCAAGGACATCCCGCTCTCCGGCATCGTCAACCCCAAGCACGAGCGCTACGGCGAGGCCGCCGAGGTCCGCACCCTGATCGAGAACGACCAGGACGTGGCCAAGATCTTCGAGACCGCGCGCGGGCTGGAGGGCCTGATCCGCAACGCGGGCGTGCACGCCTGTGCGGTGATCATGTCCTCCGAGCCGCTGATCGAGTCCATCCCGCTGTGGCGGCGCGACGACGGTTCGATCATCACCGGCTGGGACTACCCGTCGTGTGAGAACCTCGGCCTGCTCAAGATGGACTTCCTCGGTCTGCGCAACCTCACCGTCATGGGCGACGCGATCGACAACATCAAGGCCAACCGCGGCCTGGACATCGACCTCGACGTGCTCGCCCTGGACGACAAGGCCACCTACGAGCTGCTCTCCCGCGGTGACACCCTCGGCGTGTTCCAGCTCGACGGCGGGCCCATGCGGGACCTGCTGCGCCGCATGCAGCCCACCGCCTTCGAGGACATCGTCGCGGTCGGCGCGCTGTACCGCCCCGGCCCGATGGGCATGAACGCGCACAACGACTACGCCGACCGCAAGAACCGGCGGCAAGAGGTCAAGCCGATCCACCCGGACCTCGAGGAACCGCTCAAGGACATCCTGTCCGAGACCTACGGCCTGATCGTCTACCAAGAGCAGATCATGTTCATCGCGCAGAAGGTCGCGAACTACTCGATGGGCCGCGCGGATGTGCTGCGCAAGGCGATGGGCAAGAAGAAGCAGGAGGTCCTGGAGAAGGAGTACGAGGGCTTCCGGGACGGCATGCGCAACCACGAACTCCACTTCAAGGACGACGCGGTCAAGGCGCTGTGGGACACGATCCTCCCGTTCGCCGGGTACGCGTTCAACAAGTCGCACGCGGCCGCCTACGGCCTGGTCTCCTACTGGACCGCCTACCTCAAGGCGAACTTCCGCGCCGAGTACATGGCCGCGCTGCTCACCTCGGTCGGTGACAACAAGGACAAGTCCGCGGTCTACCTCTCCGAGTGCCGCCGGCTGGGCATCAAGGTGCTGCCGCCGGATGTCAACGAGTCCGCGCTGCGCTTCGCCGCGGTCGGCACCGACATCCGCTTCGGCCTCGGCGCGATCCGCAACGTCGGCGCCAACGTGGTCGAGTCGATCATCGCCAGCCGGGAGAAGAAGGGGAAGTACGGCTCCTTCACCGACTTCCTGGACAAGTCCGAACTGGTCTGTTGCAACAAGCGGGTCATCGAATCGCTGATCAAGGCTGGCGCCTTCGACTCCTTCGAGAGCACCCGGCTCTCCCTCATGCAGGTGCACGAGGAGGCGGTGGACGCCGTCGTCGGGCTCAAGCGCCAGGAGGCGATGGGCCAGTTCGACCTCTTCGGCGGCGGCGATGACAGCGCGGACGCGGAAAGCTCCTCCCCGCTGGCGCACCTGAAGTTCGGCGCCGAGGAATGGCCGCGCAAGCAGATGCTCGGCTTCGAGCGGGAGATGCTCGGCCTCTACGTCTCCGCGCACCCGCTGGACGGCGCCGAGCGCATCCTGCGCAAGAACGCGCAGAAGACCATCGCCGAGATGCTCAACGACCCGCCCAAGGAGGGCGAGGTCGTCATCGCCGGGATGATCTCCGGCCTGGAGCGCCGGGTGAACAAGAACGGCGAACCCTGGGCCATCGCCACGGTGGAGGACCTGGACGCCTCGATCGAGGTGCTGTTCTTCCCCAAGAGCTACAGCGTGCTCTCGGCCGACCTGGTCGAGGACGCCGCGGTGGCGATCAAGGGCCGGGTGAACTGGCGCGAGGACAAGATGTCCATCTTCGGCGGCGGGGTGATCCCGCTGGACATCGCCGACGCGGAGAACAACCCGGGCATGGACCCGCCGTTCGTGCTGGCCTGCAACCCGGAGAAGCTCAGCGAGGAAGTCCTGCTGGAGCTGAAGCGGACGCTGTCCATGCACAAGGGCGACACCCCGCTGCACCTCAAGCTGTGCTTCCGCCGGGAGGCCACCCTGATGGCGGTGGACGACTACCCGATCAAGGTCAGCCCGGCCTTCCTCGGCGAGATCAAGGCCCTGCCGGGGATCGCGGTCGGCGCCTGA